A stretch of Nonomuraea africana DNA encodes these proteins:
- a CDS encoding sulfotransferase family protein has protein sequence MSDRPVFVVGCPRSGTTLLQLMLHSHSRIAVPPETRFVGSAYNKRRTFGDMRLASRRLALAEWMTGERTKFRELGVDKDEFIRQAVDGPGSLGSVIGTAFKMYADRFGKARWGDKRPSYVKQVDILVRLFPDAQFVHLIRDGRDCVSSLKEMPWFTHDSFHAMSIWAEAIDAGRRLRKIMPEDSYYELRYEDLTDDPATELKKLCYFLEEDFEPAMCSPHEVASVAVPVHKVWHSNTHGEVTKARVGSWANRLDAWEIRLAEQVLGERLEDLGYELSGAPKPAKEHLLTFQKTVQKRRRARLRKHMRDRFIRLREPGPVAALLTSGQRAVAGLPQQRIESELPQRVM, from the coding sequence ATGTCTGACAGGCCGGTATTCGTCGTTGGCTGTCCACGTTCGGGCACCACGCTGCTGCAGCTGATGCTTCACTCGCACTCGAGGATCGCGGTGCCGCCAGAGACCAGGTTCGTCGGGTCCGCATACAACAAGCGTCGCACCTTCGGCGACATGCGGCTGGCCAGCAGGCGTCTCGCGCTGGCCGAGTGGATGACTGGCGAGCGAACGAAGTTCCGTGAGCTGGGCGTTGACAAGGACGAGTTCATCAGGCAGGCGGTCGACGGGCCCGGCTCGCTCGGCTCGGTGATCGGCACCGCGTTCAAGATGTACGCCGACCGCTTCGGCAAGGCCAGGTGGGGCGACAAGCGCCCAAGTTACGTCAAGCAGGTGGACATACTGGTCAGGCTGTTCCCTGACGCGCAGTTCGTGCACCTGATCAGGGACGGCCGCGACTGCGTCTCCTCGCTGAAGGAGATGCCGTGGTTCACGCACGACTCCTTCCACGCGATGTCCATCTGGGCGGAGGCGATCGACGCCGGCCGGAGGCTGCGCAAGATCATGCCGGAGGACAGCTACTACGAGCTGCGCTACGAGGACCTGACCGATGACCCCGCGACGGAGCTGAAGAAGCTCTGTTACTTCCTCGAAGAGGACTTCGAGCCCGCGATGTGCTCACCGCATGAGGTGGCCAGCGTCGCCGTGCCCGTCCACAAGGTGTGGCACAGCAACACGCACGGCGAGGTCACCAAGGCACGGGTGGGCAGTTGGGCCAACCGGCTGGACGCCTGGGAGATCAGGCTGGCCGAGCAGGTGCTCGGTGAGAGGCTTGAGGACCTCGGCTACGAGCTCTCTGGCGCGCCGAAGCCGGCCAAGGAGCACCTGCTGACCTTCCAGAAGACCGTACAGAAGCGGCGCAGGGCGCGGCTGCGCAAGCACATGCGCGACCGTTTCATCAGGCTGCGCGAGCCCGGCCCGGTGGCGGCGCTGCTGACCTCTGGTCAGCGCGCGGTGGCCGGACTCCCGCAGCAGCGCATCGAGTCGGAGCTGCCTCAGCGCGTCATGTGA
- a CDS encoding glycosyltransferase: MDADTLGGIQRVTHTLAQGLAGRGYDVHVVGLHRAADPFRYVSRPLYRRHVINRSARRSRFEKRRLDRVLGRIGPGFAVLTSPGVVTRLSGRLPGRMRLIGQYHGSYEHARMCSHLGAIRRHYGALDQAVFLSEDDAWLFSEHALLPNTWSLPNPLTLWPDAVSSLEAPRVLGVGRLAGVKRFDRLISAFAMASAAPWELHLIGDGPEEERLRSHAAREGVGDRVVFRGRLPAAAMTREYRSASILALSSEHEGLPLVMLEAAAHGLPSVAFDVSGGVRATGGLLAPPGDVAAFADRLGELMRSADERRRLGAAARARTEAFGLEHVLDRWEQLFAHMTR; encoded by the coding sequence ATGGACGCCGACACCCTCGGCGGGATCCAGCGGGTCACCCACACCCTCGCCCAGGGACTGGCGGGCCGCGGCTACGACGTGCACGTGGTGGGCCTGCACAGGGCGGCCGACCCGTTCCGCTACGTCTCGCGGCCGCTGTACCGGCGGCATGTGATCAACAGGTCCGCGCGGCGCTCCCGCTTCGAGAAGCGCCGGCTGGACAGGGTGCTCGGGCGGATCGGGCCCGGCTTCGCCGTCCTCACCTCACCCGGGGTGGTGACGCGTCTGTCCGGGCGGCTGCCCGGCAGGATGCGGCTGATCGGGCAGTATCACGGCTCCTACGAGCACGCCCGCATGTGCTCGCACCTGGGCGCCATCAGGAGACACTACGGCGCGCTCGACCAGGCGGTCTTCCTCAGCGAGGACGACGCGTGGCTGTTCTCGGAGCACGCGCTGCTGCCCAACACCTGGAGCCTGCCGAACCCGCTGACGCTCTGGCCCGACGCCGTCTCCTCCCTGGAGGCTCCCCGGGTACTGGGCGTGGGGAGACTGGCGGGGGTCAAGCGGTTCGACCGGCTGATCAGCGCCTTCGCCATGGCCTCGGCCGCACCGTGGGAGCTCCACCTGATCGGCGACGGCCCGGAGGAGGAGCGGCTGCGCTCGCACGCCGCGCGGGAGGGCGTCGGGGACCGGGTGGTGTTCAGGGGGCGGCTGCCCGCCGCCGCGATGACGCGGGAGTACCGGTCCGCGTCGATCCTCGCGCTGTCGAGCGAGCACGAGGGACTGCCGCTGGTGATGCTGGAGGCGGCCGCGCACGGGCTGCCCTCCGTCGCCTTCGACGTATCGGGCGGGGTGCGCGCCACCGGCGGGCTGCTGGCCCCGCCCGGTGACGTGGCCGCCTTCGCCGACAGGCTCGGCGAGCTGATGCGGTCGGCCGACGAGCGGCGGCGCCTGGGCGCCGCCGCTCGGGCCAGGACCGAGGCGTTCGGGCTCGAACACGTCCTCGACCGCTGGGAACAGCTCTTCGCTCACATGACGCGCTGA
- a CDS encoding bifunctional glycosyltransferase/CDP-glycerol:glycerophosphate glycerophosphotransferase, which yields MPECTVVVIVYNDADRLPRAVRSVLGQTLRDLEVIICDDASTDDTPRVAGELIRADPRVRYVRREVNSGGCGAPRNDGLDAALSPYILFLDSDDTLPRHACKSLLTEIERTGADFVSGQISRVFEPSGRQQRYYPQLFRKRRVVEGIREEPELFLDCFCTNKLFDVRFLRRNALRFPEDILYEDHVFAAGMYAVARRFAVVPWVVYHWHREPAAGSISLSIKEMVNVRHRVEAAKRSDDILRAHGLADLVPHRQRRFLRQDLRVYLNPMPSRDLLWAKEFASVVRPYLERIPEEVMERIDPMVKVCCHLIRSDRIEDLRVAARSLNGPMAPPREAIMCEGRTYWGSTAAPGTDITRLRMAELPYTASRLRHEVVAITGAGTRLRLAVRTYDPFGVLSEWTAALRCGGLSVPMEVRPSPDGGYESEVTVDLARLRGRCHPRIAFTRPDGLTTTDQLLADPTMEAIELGHVRVTAEGTAGVLRLSPRPTAKAVLARVKRAAFRRLSTPRIKLNVYKALIRVVPPRKDLALFEADCGKGYTGSPRAVYEEIRRRGLPVSAVWSVARGRAAFPRDATLVRRGSWRYVWTMARAGIWVDSHGFPLDYPKPRGTRYLQTWHGQGIKSIGFDAPDLRADFPGPREQWRRAVARWDALISPSAEFSRYFVPALGYTGPVLRYGSPRCDALVHGSPPSGLRERLEIPPDRRILLYAPTYRDGAKSSGISVRVDLEALAEALADEWVLLLRTHPVERFRVPQHVRHFVRPVGSYSEINDLMLLSDALLTDYSSVMCDYAVTGKPMLFFIDDWDEYRLTERGVNTDLPSIAPGPCVTTDAELIECLRNLPAVHASFAGKYAAFRALWCADERGDASAKVVADFFGAPLAAGVPERPVLRGVP from the coding sequence ATGCCGGAGTGCACCGTTGTCGTGATCGTCTACAACGACGCAGACCGCCTGCCCAGGGCCGTCCGTTCCGTGCTCGGCCAGACGCTGCGCGACCTCGAAGTGATCATCTGCGACGACGCGAGCACCGACGACACCCCGAGGGTCGCCGGGGAGCTCATACGCGCCGATCCCCGCGTGCGCTACGTGCGGCGGGAGGTGAACTCCGGTGGGTGCGGCGCGCCGCGCAACGACGGGCTCGACGCGGCGCTGTCGCCGTACATCCTGTTCCTGGACAGTGACGACACCCTGCCCAGGCATGCGTGCAAGAGCCTGCTGACCGAGATCGAGCGGACGGGGGCCGACTTCGTCTCGGGGCAGATCTCCAGGGTGTTCGAACCGAGCGGGCGGCAGCAGCGTTACTACCCGCAGCTGTTCAGGAAGCGCAGGGTGGTCGAGGGGATCCGCGAGGAGCCCGAGCTCTTCCTCGACTGCTTCTGCACCAACAAGCTGTTCGACGTGCGCTTCCTGCGCCGCAACGCGCTGCGCTTCCCCGAGGACATCCTCTACGAGGACCACGTCTTCGCCGCCGGCATGTACGCCGTGGCCCGGCGGTTCGCGGTGGTGCCGTGGGTGGTCTACCACTGGCACAGGGAGCCCGCGGCCGGCTCGATCTCGCTGAGCATCAAGGAGATGGTCAACGTCCGCCACCGGGTGGAGGCGGCGAAGCGGAGCGACGACATCCTGCGCGCGCACGGGCTGGCCGACCTCGTCCCCCACAGGCAGCGCCGCTTCCTGCGCCAGGACCTGCGGGTCTACCTCAACCCGATGCCCTCGCGCGACCTGCTCTGGGCCAAGGAGTTCGCCTCGGTCGTCCGGCCGTACCTGGAGCGGATTCCCGAGGAGGTGATGGAGCGGATCGACCCGATGGTCAAGGTGTGCTGCCACCTGATCCGCTCGGACCGGATCGAGGACCTCCGGGTGGCGGCCAGGTCGCTGAACGGGCCCATGGCGCCCCCGCGCGAGGCGATCATGTGCGAGGGGCGCACCTACTGGGGCAGCACGGCCGCCCCCGGCACGGACATCACCAGGTTGCGCATGGCGGAGCTGCCCTACACCGCCTCCAGGTTGCGGCACGAGGTGGTCGCGATCACCGGCGCGGGCACGCGCCTGCGGCTGGCGGTGCGCACCTACGACCCTTTCGGCGTGCTGAGCGAGTGGACCGCCGCCCTCAGGTGCGGCGGTCTCAGCGTGCCGATGGAGGTACGACCCTCGCCCGACGGCGGCTACGAGAGCGAGGTCACCGTCGACCTGGCGCGGCTGCGCGGCCGCTGCCATCCGCGCATCGCGTTCACCAGGCCCGACGGGCTGACCACCACCGACCAGTTGCTGGCCGACCCCACCATGGAAGCGATCGAGCTGGGCCACGTGCGGGTCACCGCCGAGGGCACGGCGGGGGTGCTGCGGCTGAGCCCCAGGCCCACCGCGAAGGCGGTCCTGGCCAGGGTCAAGCGCGCCGCGTTCAGGCGGCTGAGCACACCGCGGATCAAGCTGAACGTGTACAAGGCGTTGATCAGGGTAGTGCCGCCGCGCAAGGATCTCGCGCTGTTCGAGGCCGACTGCGGTAAGGGATACACCGGCAGTCCGCGCGCCGTCTACGAGGAGATACGGCGACGCGGGCTGCCGGTGAGCGCGGTCTGGTCGGTCGCGCGGGGACGCGCCGCCTTCCCCAGGGACGCCACGCTGGTACGGCGGGGCAGCTGGCGCTACGTCTGGACCATGGCCCGCGCCGGCATCTGGGTCGACAGCCACGGCTTCCCCCTCGACTACCCCAAGCCACGCGGCACCCGCTACCTGCAGACCTGGCACGGCCAGGGCATCAAGTCGATCGGCTTCGACGCCCCCGACCTACGCGCCGATTTCCCCGGCCCGCGCGAGCAGTGGCGCAGGGCGGTCGCCAGGTGGGACGCGCTGATCTCGCCCAGCGCCGAGTTCTCCCGCTACTTCGTGCCCGCCCTCGGCTACACGGGCCCGGTCCTGCGGTACGGCTCGCCGCGCTGCGACGCGCTCGTGCACGGCAGCCCCCCGTCCGGCCTGCGCGAGCGCCTGGAGATCCCGCCGGACCGGCGGATCCTCCTCTACGCCCCCACCTACCGCGACGGCGCCAAGAGCTCGGGCATCTCGGTGCGGGTGGACCTGGAGGCGCTGGCCGAGGCGCTGGCCGACGAGTGGGTGCTGCTGCTGCGCACCCATCCGGTCGAACGCTTCAGGGTGCCCCAGCACGTTCGGCACTTCGTGCGGCCGGTGGGGTCGTACTCCGAGATCAACGACCTGATGCTGCTCTCCGACGCGCTGCTGACGGACTACTCCTCCGTCATGTGCGACTACGCGGTGACCGGCAAGCCGATGCTGTTCTTCATCGACGACTGGGACGAGTACCGGCTGACCGAGCGCGGCGTCAACACCGACCTGCCCTCGATCGCGCCCGGCCCCTGCGTCACCACCGACGCCGAGCTGATCGAGTGCCTGCGGAACCTGCCTGCCGTCCACGCCTCCTTCGCCGGCAAGTACGCCGCCTTCCGCGCGTTGTGGTGCGCGGACGAGCGCGGCGACGCCTCCGCGAAGGTCGTGGCGGACTTCTTCGGCGCGCCGCTGGCCGCCGGCGTCCCCGAGCGACCCGTCCTGCGGGGAGTGCCGTGA
- a CDS encoding SRPBCC family protein, with translation MAMRFEHEFTVPVPIEQAWAALLDVERVAPCLPGATLDIVEGEEFTGRMKVKVGPITVTYKGTARFEDVDKDAYTLTLNASGKEARGSGTASATVTARLLPADDATAVSVETAFNVTGRPAQFGRGVMAEVGGKLIDRFAENLAGLLGESQSEERHLAAVPELDEEEDVRPSGTLRTSRTPDEEALDLLEIAGTPLLKRVAPIAGAIAGLLFLVWLIRRIIR, from the coding sequence ATGGCGATGCGGTTCGAGCACGAGTTCACCGTCCCTGTCCCGATCGAGCAGGCGTGGGCGGCGCTGCTCGACGTCGAGCGGGTGGCCCCGTGCCTGCCGGGGGCGACGCTCGACATCGTCGAAGGGGAGGAGTTCACCGGCCGGATGAAGGTGAAGGTCGGCCCGATCACCGTCACCTACAAGGGCACGGCCCGGTTCGAGGACGTCGACAAGGACGCCTACACCCTCACCCTCAACGCCTCGGGCAAGGAGGCCCGCGGCTCGGGCACGGCCAGCGCGACGGTCACGGCGCGCCTGCTCCCCGCCGACGACGCGACCGCCGTGAGCGTGGAGACGGCGTTCAACGTCACGGGCAGGCCCGCGCAGTTCGGCAGGGGCGTCATGGCCGAGGTGGGCGGCAAGCTCATCGACAGGTTCGCCGAGAATCTGGCGGGGCTGCTGGGCGAGAGCCAGTCCGAGGAGCGCCATCTCGCCGCGGTGCCCGAACTCGACGAGGAGGAGGACGTCAGGCCGAGCGGCACCCTGCGCACCTCGCGGACGCCCGACGAGGAGGCGCTCGACCTCCTGGAGATCGCCGGCACACCGCTGCTCAAACGGGTGGCCCCGATCGCCGGCGCGATTGCTGGTCTTCTGTTCCTTGTGTGGCTGATCAGGCGAATCATCCGGTAA
- a CDS encoding FAD binding domain-containing protein — MIPAQFDYLRPGSLQEAGEALAADEEAKVLAGGQSLLPLLRLRLAYPSLLVDVSRLGELTGIRDEGDHVFIGATATLDEVLRSPMVTSGCPLVALAAATVADPAVRHRGTFGGSLSHADPAGDLPAVALALDCVMVTSTRQIPAADFFVDYLETALEPGEILVGVRVPKLGPGWGFHYEKFHRTAQSWAIVGVAAAVRRDNGTIQEARIGLTNMGPTPLRAHATEAALQGAELGEAARQACAEAAEGTSPTADLHAQPDYRRHLAQVLTHRAVTAAAGRP, encoded by the coding sequence ATGATCCCGGCCCAGTTCGACTACCTCAGGCCAGGCTCGCTGCAGGAGGCCGGCGAGGCGCTGGCCGCCGACGAGGAGGCGAAGGTGCTGGCCGGCGGCCAGTCCCTGCTGCCGCTGCTGCGCCTGCGCCTGGCCTACCCCTCGCTGCTGGTCGACGTCAGCCGCCTCGGCGAGCTGACCGGCATCCGCGACGAGGGCGACCACGTCTTCATCGGCGCGACGGCCACCCTCGACGAGGTCCTGCGCTCGCCGATGGTCACCTCCGGCTGCCCGCTCGTGGCCCTGGCCGCCGCCACCGTCGCCGACCCCGCCGTACGGCACCGCGGCACCTTCGGCGGCTCGCTGTCGCACGCCGACCCCGCGGGGGACCTGCCCGCCGTGGCACTCGCGCTGGACTGCGTGATGGTCACCTCCACCAGGCAGATCCCCGCGGCCGACTTCTTCGTCGACTACCTGGAGACGGCACTGGAGCCGGGGGAGATCCTGGTGGGAGTGCGGGTGCCCAAGCTCGGACCCGGCTGGGGCTTCCACTACGAGAAGTTCCATCGCACCGCGCAGTCCTGGGCGATCGTCGGTGTGGCGGCGGCGGTCCGCCGCGACAACGGCACGATCCAGGAGGCCAGGATCGGGCTCACCAACATGGGCCCGACTCCCCTGCGGGCGCACGCGACCGAGGCCGCGCTGCAGGGGGCCGAACTCGGCGAGGCGGCGCGGCAGGCATGCGCCGAGGCGGCAGAGGGCACCTCGCCCACCGCCGATCTGCACGCCCAGCCCGACTACCGCAGGCACCTGGCCCAGGTGCTGACCCACAGGGCGGTGACCGCCGCGGCCGGCCGGCCCTGA